One genomic window of Evansella cellulosilytica DSM 2522 includes the following:
- a CDS encoding queuosine precursor transporter, which yields MNTVTISEAKLYKLIMLSGIFFAALLVSNVISTKLFTIGSLTITAGIIAYPLTFLISDSISEVFGKTIAKKVVIIGLITNLIMIGFFYIAINLPAASYWPMQGEFESVLGAVPRMVAASLIAYFTSQLFDVHLFHKLKEKTGGKHLWIRNNGSTLASQLLDSTVFVFIAFYGVMELSALFVMIATQYVVKLVIALADTPFIYLTVKWLRNDDRKQTNKKEEIAHVS from the coding sequence ATGAATACAGTTACTATTTCTGAGGCGAAGCTTTATAAGCTTATTATGCTTTCTGGCATATTTTTTGCTGCTCTCCTCGTTTCCAATGTCATTTCAACGAAGCTATTTACGATTGGCTCATTAACGATTACGGCAGGAATTATCGCATACCCATTAACTTTTTTAATATCTGATTCTATATCAGAAGTTTTTGGGAAAACAATTGCAAAAAAAGTGGTCATTATCGGACTAATTACTAACCTTATTATGATCGGCTTTTTTTACATTGCGATTAACTTACCGGCAGCTAGCTATTGGCCTATGCAAGGTGAGTTTGAATCTGTATTAGGAGCGGTACCGCGGATGGTTGCTGCATCGCTTATTGCTTATTTCACCTCTCAGCTTTTTGATGTACATTTATTTCATAAGCTCAAAGAAAAAACAGGTGGAAAGCATTTATGGATTCGAAATAATGGTAGTACATTAGCAAGTCAGTTACTAGACTCTACTGTTTTTGTATTTATCGCTTTTTATGGTGTCATGGAGCTTTCAGCGCTGTTCGTGATGATTGCTACTCAATACGTTGTGAAGCTAGTCATTGCTTTAGCAGATACACCATTTATCTACTTAACAGTGAAATGGTTAAGAAATGACGATCGAAAACAAACAAATAAAAAGGAGGAGATCGCTCATGTCTCATAA
- the queF gene encoding preQ(1) synthase, which yields MSHKHHREDEVSLLGNQGTEYHFEYNPGILESFENRHDYRDYFVKFNCPEFTSLCPKTGQPDFATIYISYIPDKKMVESKSLKLYLFSFRNHGDFHEDCMNIILNDLVKLMDPRYIEVWGKFTPRGGISIDPYVNYGKPGTKYEKMAEHRLMNHDMYPETIDNR from the coding sequence ATGTCTCATAAACATCATAGAGAGGATGAAGTCTCTCTTCTAGGTAATCAAGGTACAGAGTATCACTTTGAATACAACCCTGGTATATTAGAGTCATTTGAAAACCGCCACGATTATCGAGATTATTTCGTAAAGTTTAATTGTCCTGAATTTACGAGCCTCTGTCCTAAAACTGGGCAACCTGACTTTGCAACTATATATATAAGCTATATTCCTGATAAAAAAATGGTTGAGAGTAAGTCTTTAAAGCTTTACTTATTTAGCTTTAGAAACCACGGGGATTTTCACGAGGATTGCATGAATATTATTTTAAATGACCTCGTAAAACTGATGGACCCACGCTACATTGAAGTTTGGGGGAAATTCACGCCCCGTGGTGGTATTTCTATCGATCCATATGTCAACTACGGTAAGCCTGGAACGAAGTACGAAAAGATGGCTGAGCATCGTCTCATGAACCACGATATGTACCCAGAAACAATCGATAATAGATAG
- the yidC gene encoding membrane protein insertase YidC has protein sequence MENKSVFKFFKRYGIFILIAFLAITLSGCGATNEPIDENTAGFFNHYVVYPFSYLIKFFAAMFNGNYGASIILMTILLRMALMPLMLKQYKNQIVMKEKMSVIQPEMQKINEQYKDKKDQESQRKKQQELMAVYQKHNFNPIASMGCLPMIIQLPILMGFYWAIMRTPEIASHSFLWFNLGETDLILPFLAAFVYFVQFKVSQIGVIPQPGQENMMKMMGFITPVMMGVFSFGMAAALPLYWTIGGLFLIFQTLLSKAIYKKPEPAIAASVDKS, from the coding sequence ATGGAAAACAAATCTGTATTCAAGTTCTTTAAAAGGTACGGTATTTTCATTTTAATAGCATTTCTAGCGATTACTTTGAGTGGGTGTGGAGCAACCAATGAACCAATTGATGAAAATACAGCAGGCTTTTTTAATCATTATGTTGTATACCCATTCTCATATTTAATTAAATTTTTTGCTGCAATGTTTAATGGTAACTACGGAGCATCCATTATATTAATGACGATTTTATTGAGAATGGCGTTAATGCCATTAATGCTAAAGCAATATAAAAATCAGATTGTTATGAAGGAAAAAATGAGTGTCATCCAACCTGAAATGCAAAAAATAAATGAGCAATATAAAGATAAAAAGGATCAAGAAAGTCAAAGAAAAAAACAGCAGGAATTGATGGCAGTTTATCAAAAGCACAACTTTAATCCAATAGCTTCAATGGGCTGTCTACCTATGATTATTCAATTACCAATTTTAATGGGCTTTTATTGGGCAATTATGCGAACACCTGAAATTGCGAGTCACTCTTTTCTCTGGTTTAACCTTGGAGAGACAGATTTGATCTTACCGTTTTTAGCTGCATTCGTGTATTTTGTACAGTTTAAAGTATCACAAATTGGTGTTATTCCCCAACCGGGTCAGGAAAATATGATGAAAATGATGGGATTCATTACACCAGTCATGATGGGGGTATTTTCCTTTGGAATGGCAGCAGCATTGCCACTTTATTGGACGATAGGTGGATTGTTTTTAATATTTCAAACATTGCTGTCTAAAGCGATATATAAAAAACCCGAGCCCGCAATTGCGGCTTCAGTAGATAAATCTTAA
- a CDS encoding GNAT family N-acetyltransferase, producing MNNVTIEHLLSTEEHIDELSELLVLVVEDGASIGFLPPFQHTDAMNYWKNAINPEVLLYVAKINNQIVGSVQLHLCTKENGQHRAEIAKLMTLPHFRRSGIGRSLMNKAEERAKEEGRSLLVLDTREGDPSNHLYSSIGYMHAGKIPHYAKSANGELHSTVFYYKVL from the coding sequence GTGAATAATGTGACGATTGAGCATTTATTATCAACTGAGGAACACATTGATGAACTTTCGGAACTACTTGTATTGGTTGTAGAAGATGGTGCATCGATTGGATTTTTGCCACCGTTTCAACATACCGATGCAATGAACTATTGGAAAAATGCAATAAACCCTGAAGTGCTTTTATATGTTGCTAAAATAAACAATCAGATAGTTGGTAGCGTACAATTACATCTATGTACTAAAGAGAACGGTCAACATAGAGCTGAAATTGCCAAACTTATGACACTTCCTCATTTTCGACGGAGTGGTATTGGTCGTAGTTTGATGAATAAAGCAGAAGAACGTGCCAAGGAGGAGGGGAGGTCACTACTAGTTCTTGACACAAGAGAAGGGGATCCTTCTAATCATCTTTACTCTTCCATTGGTTATATGCATGCGGGTAAAATCCCTCATTACGCTAAATCAGCAAATGGAGAACTACATTCTACCGTTTTTTACTATAAAGTTCTTTAG
- a CDS encoding SurA N-terminal domain-containing protein: MLKKKFGLSLLTLALAVGLMACGDNDETDEVGEDLDIDTEIEDQLDLTEEGVPDTESLVDAEDYPDVIATVNGEDIGKEDFVALLEQHLMQQASMGLTLDMEGSDEILAMLEEDVANQLINQRVVYQKAQEEGFDATDEEIDEELELIRMQYQIESEEMLIEILEADGVSVDDFRQDIAQYISGEKFLDSRIDTTTVSDEAVQEEYDEYVARVQEAIEQSGEEMDIPEIEDVRADIESYLMNQQRQELESEVIQQLREESDVTIHI, from the coding sequence ATGTTAAAGAAAAAATTTGGTCTCAGCTTACTAACACTCGCATTAGCTGTTGGATTAATGGCTTGTGGCGATAATGATGAAACGGATGAAGTAGGGGAAGATTTAGATATTGATACCGAGATTGAAGATCAACTAGACCTTACTGAAGAAGGTGTGCCAGATACGGAATCATTAGTAGATGCGGAAGATTATCCAGATGTCATTGCAACAGTGAACGGTGAAGACATTGGGAAAGAGGATTTTGTCGCACTTCTTGAACAACACCTGATGCAACAAGCTTCTATGGGCCTCACTTTAGATATGGAAGGTAGCGATGAAATTTTAGCGATGCTAGAAGAGGATGTTGCTAACCAGTTAATCAATCAAAGAGTTGTTTATCAAAAAGCACAAGAAGAAGGCTTTGATGCAACAGATGAAGAGATAGATGAAGAGTTAGAGCTAATTAGAATGCAATATCAAATTGAATCAGAAGAAATGCTTATTGAAATATTAGAGGCGGATGGCGTAAGTGTCGATGATTTTCGCCAAGATATAGCGCAATATATTTCAGGCGAGAAATTCCTAGATTCAAGAATTGATACTACAACAGTCTCAGACGAAGCTGTTCAAGAAGAGTATGATGAATATGTAGCGAGAGTACAAGAAGCAATTGAACAGTCTGGAGAGGAAATGGATATTCCGGAAATTGAAGATGTGAGAGCAGACATTGAGAGTTATTTAATGAACCAGCAGCGTCAAGAATTAGAATCAGAAGTGATTCAACAGTTACGAGAAGAAAGTGATGTAACGATCCATATTTAA
- a CDS encoding carbohydrate-binding protein, giving the protein MRKRRIPLFLVFLAITLILPVGGGYANPNEAVVGNGSYSTIFPDIDYGGITDPGFQDQQGEPPETIYRSNNVTGPMQTNTWWGSLAVEQFSMNQYPHPFSVRHRAEGLHVFYDAPHNMVVNQNPEAGTWHINGAIGTDFLIKHSNTDNFQHSLVDDYNDWYVTGLLEDGSQNMRVTYGVGSPFIFVEYEGGSAELEFDIEPQIWENRGNVLGFSTHDNKHYAAFAPPGENWSGVGSLNLTNNSDYISVAKLPDQDSSMLDKYEEYAYSIVRDAIADFEYDENTGLVTTTFEVTTEAKAPGAPDATLFALYPHQYRNIADTSQNQLLQDYQIQTIRGNMMALEGKSFETELTYTGVLPSLPDLGSYDRDRLIGYLDDARSHFPTGSDTYELGKYLGKLATLAPIADQMGESDIAEEFRDELKSILEDWLKATDSNGNLKGNNLFYYNDNWGTILGYHAAHSSATRINDHHFHYGYFVKAAAEIARTDPEWAAEENWGGMIDLLVRDFAADRDDDLFPYLRMFDPYSGNSWADGLATFDSGNNQESSSEAMHAWTNVILWAEATGNTELRDRAIYLYTTELSAINEYFFDVHQEILPDEYEPEIVTINWGGKMDFATWWQSGLVEKYAISWLPFHGGSLYLGHHPDYVERAYEAIRSENGSTDWNLWSNMVWMYRSLTNPDDALNQMEARIDDYGSFNPGDETIIERGSTKAQTYHWIHNMNELGQVDPSVTSDHPIYAVFNKDGERTYIAYNYSNSPITVNFSDGHSVTVEANSFNIGNGEGSIDPGDPGDPGQPDPDPTPPGDPEERNPYSAIQAQSYDDMSGIQTEETSDESGDENIGWIANGDWVRYNNVNFNEGASSVNVRAASDADGGTVEFRLGSDTGQLIGTVDVSNTGGWQQWETFSGDVDVEGTHDLFLVFTSNSSNDLMNVNWFEFEQAEGSTDPDARNPYSPIQAQTYDDMSGIQTEETSDESGEENIGWIGNGDWVRFNNVNFNEGTSSVNIRAASDNDGGTVEFRIGSQSGTLIGTVDVSNTGGWQQWETFSGDVDVDGTHDLFLVFTGDSSQDLMNVNWIEFTSGGSDSGDNGGSNDGETHSHDHYTAGITNITENEATLFFNPSAESLYVDVHIRINGGNQLNYRMDESNGDWLRHLNLSSGDTIEYSFTYERSGAQYSTDWFSYSH; this is encoded by the coding sequence ATGAGGAAAAGAAGAATACCACTGTTTTTAGTATTTTTGGCCATTACACTCATACTACCAGTCGGAGGAGGTTATGCAAATCCTAATGAAGCCGTTGTTGGGAATGGTAGTTATTCTACTATATTTCCAGATATTGATTACGGCGGAATTACTGATCCAGGATTCCAAGATCAACAAGGGGAGCCCCCTGAGACGATCTACCGTTCTAACAACGTAACAGGTCCAATGCAAACAAACACGTGGTGGGGATCTCTAGCTGTTGAACAGTTCTCCATGAATCAATACCCACACCCATTTAGTGTGCGTCACCGTGCTGAAGGACTACATGTCTTTTATGACGCACCTCACAATATGGTTGTAAACCAAAATCCTGAGGCTGGAACGTGGCACATTAATGGTGCAATCGGTACTGACTTTTTAATAAAACATTCTAACACAGATAATTTTCAGCATTCCCTTGTTGATGATTATAACGATTGGTATGTGACAGGCTTGCTAGAAGATGGCTCGCAAAATATGAGAGTCACATATGGGGTAGGTTCTCCCTTCATTTTTGTCGAATATGAGGGTGGCTCTGCAGAACTAGAATTTGATATAGAACCTCAAATTTGGGAGAACAGAGGAAATGTACTCGGCTTTTCTACACATGACAATAAGCACTATGCTGCCTTTGCCCCTCCAGGAGAAAACTGGTCAGGCGTTGGTTCACTTAATTTAACAAATAACTCTGATTACATTTCCGTTGCAAAGCTTCCAGATCAAGATAGTAGCATGCTTGATAAATATGAAGAATATGCCTACTCGATCGTAAGAGATGCAATTGCTGATTTCGAGTATGATGAAAATACAGGGTTAGTCACAACAACATTTGAAGTAACAACAGAAGCAAAAGCACCTGGAGCACCAGATGCAACACTTTTTGCTTTGTACCCACACCAATATCGTAACATCGCAGACACTTCACAAAATCAACTACTTCAAGATTATCAGATTCAAACTATTCGCGGAAATATGATGGCATTAGAAGGAAAAAGCTTTGAGACAGAGCTAACATACACAGGTGTTCTACCATCACTACCAGACTTAGGTAGCTATGATAGAGATAGATTAATAGGTTACCTTGATGATGCTAGATCACACTTTCCAACTGGTTCAGACACATACGAATTAGGAAAGTATTTAGGCAAATTAGCTACATTAGCACCTATCGCTGATCAAATGGGAGAAAGTGATATTGCAGAGGAGTTTAGAGATGAGCTTAAGTCTATTCTAGAAGATTGGCTCAAGGCTACGGACTCCAATGGAAACTTAAAAGGAAACAACTTATTTTATTATAACGATAACTGGGGCACGATATTAGGTTATCATGCTGCACACAGCTCAGCTACACGTATTAATGACCACCATTTCCATTATGGATACTTCGTAAAAGCTGCTGCAGAAATTGCACGTACTGACCCAGAGTGGGCAGCAGAGGAAAATTGGGGTGGCATGATTGACCTATTAGTTCGCGATTTCGCGGCTGACAGAGATGACGATTTATTCCCATACCTCAGAATGTTCGATCCGTATTCTGGGAACTCATGGGCTGACGGGCTAGCAACATTCGATTCTGGTAATAACCAAGAATCGTCTTCTGAGGCTATGCATGCTTGGACGAACGTCATTCTTTGGGCTGAAGCTACAGGTAATACTGAATTAAGAGATAGAGCTATTTATTTATATACAACTGAGTTGAGCGCGATTAATGAATATTTCTTTGATGTCCATCAAGAAATTTTACCTGACGAGTACGAACCTGAAATTGTCACGATTAATTGGGGCGGTAAAATGGACTTTGCTACTTGGTGGCAATCAGGATTAGTCGAAAAATATGCAATCAGCTGGTTACCATTCCATGGAGGGTCTCTATATTTAGGACATCACCCTGACTATGTAGAAAGAGCCTATGAAGCTATTAGATCAGAAAACGGATCAACCGATTGGAATTTGTGGTCTAATATGGTCTGGATGTATCGTTCTTTGACAAACCCTGATGATGCACTTAATCAGATGGAAGCAAGAATCGATGACTATGGTTCATTCAACCCTGGTGATGAAACAATAATAGAAAGAGGAAGTACGAAAGCACAAACCTACCACTGGATACACAATATGAACGAGCTAGGGCAGGTTGATCCTTCTGTCACATCAGATCATCCTATCTACGCTGTGTTTAACAAAGATGGTGAAAGAACATACATTGCATACAATTACTCGAATTCACCAATTACAGTTAATTTCTCTGATGGTCACTCAGTTACTGTTGAAGCAAATAGCTTTAATATTGGTAATGGTGAAGGGTCCATTGATCCTGGTGATCCAGGCGATCCAGGTCAACCAGATCCGGACCCAACACCGCCGGGAGACCCTGAAGAGAGAAATCCTTATTCTGCAATCCAAGCACAATCTTATGATGATATGTCTGGGATTCAAACAGAAGAAACAAGTGATGAATCTGGTGACGAAAACATCGGTTGGATTGCAAATGGTGATTGGGTAAGGTATAACAATGTCAATTTTAATGAAGGCGCTTCGTCTGTAAACGTACGGGCAGCAAGTGATGCAGATGGTGGAACAGTTGAATTTAGATTAGGTAGTGATACTGGCCAACTCATCGGTACTGTTGACGTTTCCAATACAGGTGGTTGGCAGCAATGGGAAACTTTCTCTGGTGATGTCGATGTCGAGGGCACACATGATTTATTTCTTGTCTTCACTTCAAACTCTAGTAATGACTTGATGAATGTAAATTGGTTTGAGTTTGAACAAGCAGAAGGAAGTACTGACCCAGATGCTCGAAATCCTTATTCTCCAATTCAAGCACAAACTTACGATGATATGTCTGGAATTCAAACAGAAGAAACAAGTGATGAATCTGGTGAGGAAAACATCGGCTGGATAGGTAACGGAGATTGGGTAAGATTTAACAATGTCAACTTTAATGAAGGTACATCGTCGGTTAACATACGTGCTGCTAGTGACAACGATGGTGGGACAGTAGAATTCCGTATTGGAAGCCAGTCTGGCACGCTTATTGGTACTGTTGACGTTTCCAATACAGGTGGTTGGCAACAATGGGAAACTTTCTCTGGTGATGTTGATGTCGATGGTACACATGATTTATTCCTCGTCTTCACAGGAGATTCAAGCCAAGATTTAATGAATGTTAACTGGATTGAATTCACTTCAGGTGGTAGTGATAGTGGAGATAACGGTGGAAGCAACGACGGAGAAACACATTCTCATGATCATTACACAGCTGGAATAACCAATATTACTGAGAACGAAGCAACACTATTTTTCAATCCATCTGCTGAATCCCTTTATGTAGATGTACACATACGCATAAACGGGGGAAATCAATTAAATTATAGGATGGACGAGAGCAACGGAGATTGGCTTAGACACTTAAATCTTTCTAGTGGAGATACAATAGAGTATAGCTTTACTTATGAAAGATCAGGAGCTCAATATTCCACAGATTGGTTTTCATATAGTCATTAA
- a CDS encoding dimethylarginine dimethylaminohydrolase family protein, producing the protein MSKVIVQGERWFPSEQSFSDEMKELWGEWYCDSEVGKLRAVLMHRPGQEIEGITEDNFAEYRFRAPMNPEKARYQQDELANIYRDHGVDVHYVQGQRTDKPNAMFMRDLVFMTPEGAIVCRPAIPARRGEEKAVAATLASLGVPIIKTINGDGYFEGASAMWINRETVIIGTGSRTNESGANQVEAELRNIGVKNIIRTEIPYGSIHLDGYMNMVDKNKLVVFPWHLGYDCAKQLIDLGIELIEVTNIEELKQGMAINFVAIEPGKIVTPSGNPETKLLLEKHGVEVIEVNLDEIMNGWGAVHCMTTFLRRDPI; encoded by the coding sequence ATGAGTAAAGTAATTGTTCAAGGAGAGCGTTGGTTTCCATCCGAGCAGTCGTTTTCTGATGAAATGAAAGAACTCTGGGGTGAATGGTATTGTGATTCTGAGGTGGGAAAGCTAAGAGCTGTTCTCATGCATAGACCAGGGCAAGAAATAGAAGGAATTACAGAAGATAATTTTGCGGAGTATCGCTTTAGAGCGCCAATGAATCCAGAAAAGGCAAGATACCAACAGGATGAACTGGCAAATATATATCGAGATCATGGTGTAGACGTTCATTATGTGCAAGGACAGCGTACAGATAAACCGAATGCGATGTTTATGAGGGACTTAGTTTTCATGACGCCAGAAGGAGCTATCGTCTGCCGGCCAGCAATTCCTGCTAGAAGAGGAGAGGAAAAGGCTGTTGCTGCGACGCTAGCATCATTAGGGGTACCGATTATTAAAACGATAAATGGTGATGGCTACTTTGAAGGGGCTAGTGCCATGTGGATAAATAGAGAAACCGTCATTATTGGTACTGGCAGTAGGACAAATGAGTCTGGTGCAAATCAAGTTGAAGCAGAGCTTAGAAATATTGGAGTAAAAAATATTATTCGTACAGAAATTCCATATGGCTCCATACATTTAGATGGATATATGAACATGGTAGATAAAAATAAGCTAGTCGTTTTTCCTTGGCATCTAGGGTATGATTGTGCGAAACAGCTGATCGACTTAGGGATTGAGCTTATTGAGGTAACAAATATTGAAGAGTTGAAACAAGGCATGGCAATCAATTTCGTTGCAATAGAACCAGGTAAAATAGTAACACCTAGCGGTAATCCAGAAACGAAGCTACTCCTTGAAAAACATGGTGTTGAGGTGATTGAAGTAAACCTCGATGAGATTATGAATGGCTGGGGAGCGGTTCATTGTATGACTACGTTTTTGAGGAGAGATCCGATTTAA
- a CDS encoding aldo/keto reductase → MNYRQLGNTDLKVSELSFGTWAIGGSWGKTNDTESINGLHRAMDAGVNFFDTADVYGDGHAEKLLAKATKGKEDEIHIATKFCRAGDIFDPNTYSEEAVKAFCENSLKRLERERIDLYQIHCPPFEILKDGKVFEVLDKLQKEGKVRHYGVSVETVEEGLFCLENPNVKALQVIFNIFRQKPLEQLFPAAKEKGVGILARVPLASGLLTGKFKKDTSFEADDHRNFNKDGEAFNVGETFAGLPFNKGVELSEELRWIGEGRGNMTKAALRWILDQEEVTTVIPGFKTVAQVEDNLAATEVPAFTAEELRKLTEFYEQKVKDNIRGPY, encoded by the coding sequence ATGAATTATCGTCAACTCGGAAATACAGATTTGAAAGTAAGTGAACTTAGCTTTGGAACATGGGCCATTGGTGGTTCATGGGGGAAGACGAACGATACAGAATCTATTAATGGGCTACATCGAGCAATGGATGCAGGCGTAAACTTTTTTGATACTGCAGACGTGTATGGTGATGGACATGCAGAGAAGCTGTTAGCAAAAGCAACAAAGGGGAAAGAAGATGAGATTCATATCGCAACAAAGTTCTGTCGAGCAGGTGATATCTTTGATCCGAATACATATTCGGAGGAAGCAGTAAAAGCCTTTTGTGAAAATAGTTTAAAAAGATTAGAGAGAGAAAGAATTGATCTATACCAAATTCATTGTCCACCGTTTGAAATATTAAAGGATGGAAAAGTGTTTGAAGTGCTAGATAAGCTACAAAAGGAAGGGAAAGTTCGCCACTACGGTGTCAGTGTGGAAACTGTAGAGGAAGGTTTATTCTGTCTTGAAAATCCTAACGTTAAAGCACTACAAGTGATATTTAATATTTTCCGACAAAAGCCTTTAGAACAGCTTTTCCCAGCCGCAAAGGAAAAAGGTGTTGGTATATTAGCGCGTGTACCGCTTGCAAGTGGTCTTTTAACAGGAAAGTTCAAAAAAGATACGTCATTTGAAGCAGATGATCATCGGAATTTCAACAAAGACGGAGAAGCATTTAACGTAGGAGAAACGTTTGCAGGATTACCGTTTAACAAAGGGGTAGAATTAAGTGAGGAGCTTCGCTGGATTGGTGAAGGCCGTGGCAACATGACAAAGGCAGCTCTTCGTTGGATTTTAGATCAGGAGGAGGTTACTACAGTAATACCTGGTTTTAAAACGGTCGCACAAGTAGAAGACAATTTAGCTGCAACAGAAGTACCAGCGTTTACGGCGGAAGAGCTACGTAAGCTCACTGAATTTTATGAGCAGAAAGTAAAAGATAACATTCGAGGCCCTTACTAA
- the nrdG gene encoding anaerobic ribonucleoside-triphosphate reductase activating protein, protein MSIKYDSIVDGEGLRTVIFTAGCPHFCQGCHNPLSWNINNGYSYTEAELVDAICKSSYNDVTFSGGDPLYQARELVPIARRVKEMGKNLWIYTGYTMEQIIDRSNIEEIELILLADVIVDGPFIEEEKDLSLPFRGSKNQRIIEMNGEIRDKLKHITENLQYQLI, encoded by the coding sequence ATGTCTATCAAGTATGATTCAATTGTCGATGGTGAAGGATTACGTACCGTTATTTTCACAGCTGGCTGTCCTCACTTTTGTCAAGGCTGCCATAACCCATTATCATGGAATATAAATAATGGGTACAGCTATACAGAAGCAGAGCTTGTCGATGCGATTTGTAAGTCTTCCTATAACGATGTGACATTTTCAGGTGGGGATCCATTATATCAAGCAAGAGAACTAGTACCAATTGCAAGACGTGTGAAGGAAATGGGCAAAAATCTATGGATATATACTGGCTATACGATGGAGCAGATTATTGATAGAAGTAACATAGAAGAGATTGAACTTATCTTGTTGGCAGATGTTATCGTTGATGGACCTTTTATTGAAGAAGAAAAAGATCTTTCGTTGCCTTTTAGAGGGAGCAAAAATCAACGCATTATCGAAATGAATGGTGAAATTCGTGACAAATTAAAACATATTACAGAAAATCTACAATATCAATTAATCTAA